ACCGGGTGCTGGATCCCTACGGCGTTCTCGCCCTCACGCCGCGTGAGCGACAGGCCTCGAACCGCTTTCTGTCTGACGAGATCAAGGGTCTGGGCGTCTCGGCCGTGATCATGCCCGCCATCTTTCTGTTGGTTGCGGCCCTGGTGCTCAACGTGGTCATGAGCCGTCTGGCCGAGCGGCAGCGGACCATCATCGGTACGCTGAAGGCTCTGGGCTACGGTGATTGGCAGGTGCTCAGGCACTTTCTTGGCTTTGGGCTGGTCGTGGGCCTGCTTGGGGGGCTGGGAGGCATCGTTGTGGGTGTGGCCCTTGCCTGGGGCCTCGTCGAGATGTACAAGCTCTTCTACCAGTTTCCCAGTTTCCTCTTCGAGCTTTACCCGCGGTTGTTTCTGCTTGGAATGACCATCAGTGTCGCATGCGCGGTGGTGGGGACAGGCAAAGGCGTGTGGAAGATTCTCCGGCTGCATCCGGCTGAGGCCATGCGTCCCCGCCCGCCGGGGCGCGGCTCGGCCATGTTCCTGGAGCGGTTTCCTGCGATCTGGCGAAGGCTGGGCTTCCGCACGCACATTGCGCTGCGCAGCCTGGCCCGCAATCCCGGGCGGACGTTCACGGGGGTCATTTCCTGTGCCCTGGCGGCCTCCATCGTGCTCACGGCCCTGATCATGCGCGACTCGATCTGGTTCATGGTCGAGTTTCAGTTCGACTACGTCTCGCACAGTGACGTGGACATCGGGATGCGCGACGAGCGGTCGTTCGCAGCTGTTCGCGAGGCTGGGTTTTTGCCTGGCGTGGATTACGCGGAACCGTTGCTGGGGCTCGTCTGCGACGTTCGCCACGGCGCCAGGGCTCGCCGCATGTCGATAACAGGTCTCTCGCCCAGACACCGCTTGTTCACTCCCATGCAGCGAGATCTGAAGCCGATGGCAGTGCCTGACGACGGCCTGGTGGTATCGCGCAAGCTCGGGGAGATTTTGGCCGTTCGGGTGGGTGACCGGCTGGAGCTCACGCCCGTTCGTGGTCGGCGCGAGACGGTGGCGGTGCCGGTCCGGTCGGTGGTTGACTCGTTCCTGGGTCTGGAATGTTATGCGGATCTTGGTTATCTCAGCCGGCTGGTGGGTGAGGCCGAGGCGGTCAACTCGGTGCAGATGTTGGTGGACCCTTTGCGTCTTGACGATCTGTACGCCGCCCTGAAGCAGCTTCCCAATGCGCAGGGCGTGAGCGTCCGTGCGAACGCCAAAGCCAACATCCAGAAGACGCTGATTCGCTCCATCAGTTTTTCGCTC
This genomic stretch from Phycisphaerae bacterium harbors:
- a CDS encoding ABC transporter permease, translating into MRAGPDITPDPEHFGILYIKERYARELLDFQDACNQIVGRMVPGARTDADAILERIDRVLDPYGVLALTPRERQASNRFLSDEIKGLGVSAVIMPAIFLLVAALVLNVVMSRLAERQRTIIGTLKALGYGDWQVLRHFLGFGLVVGLLGGLGGIVVGVALAWGLVEMYKLFYQFPSFLFELYPRLFLLGMTISVACAVVGTGKGVWKILRLHPAEAMRPRPPGRGSAMFLERFPAIWRRLGFRTHIALRSLARNPGRTFTGVISCALAASIVLTALIMRDSIWFMVEFQFDYVSHSDVDIGMRDERSFAAVREAGFLPGVDYAEPLLGLVCDVRHGARARRMSITGLSPRHRLFTPMQRDLKPMAVPDDGLVVSRKLGEILAVRVGDRLELTPVRGRRETVAVPVRSVVDSFLGLECYADLGYLSRLVGEAEAVNSVQMLVDPLRLDDLYAALKQLPNAQGVSVRANAKANIQKTLIRSISFSLSVLVGFAGVIALGSMLNASLIEIADRTRDIASFRVLGYAPGPIASIFFRQSLVILLLGMGLALPISYTLVHVWASAYDTELFRLPIVIRPMTVVASGALMFAFVLASQAIVYRQIRTLDWLEGIKIKE